Part of the Myxocyprinus asiaticus isolate MX2 ecotype Aquarium Trade chromosome 17, UBuf_Myxa_2, whole genome shotgun sequence genome, GGagttcttttaaaatatttttatttgttacacaACTAAAGGATTTACAACTCTCTACAGTGTCATGTAataattacaaacattttaataataagaTTCTAAATGGAGGTGTGTGAATGCATAGATGGAAATTGTAAGTGTGTATGAGGgtaaacagaaagaaagaaagaaagagagagagagcctatgtgtcagtgtgttttttgtatatgtatgtatgtatgtatgtatgtataagtgGGGATTGTGGTTTTGTGTGAATATTTCTAATTATCAATTAGAAAACATGAATATGCAATTAAAGTTACATATATTTGATctgtgctgtaaaaaaaaaaaaaaaaaaaagaaagaaagaaagaaaaaaaaaacatttctgtaaaaaataaaaaagagcttTTCCTTTTTGACCTAATGTTCACTTGGCATTTCATTCTCTGTATTTTCTTTCTCATAAATGTAACATCCCACCTTTCCAATGTTCACACCCTTTGGTCCAAAAAGGTACCCATAGCAGGGCACATGGCAGTAGGGCTTGCCCTCGTGCTGCAGTAAACAAAAAGCATTATTAGGGAGACTGAATTACTGATTAAGTGACCATTATGGTAAATGTTACACAATattgcattacaataatttaatcCAGTATTGCTTACATAACCTCAATTTAAGTTCCAACCTAAGTTGAAATAgtgtaatttaaataatatttagacTTTTTACAATTatggaaaatgaaaatgcaaaattaAGCTATCTATCAGAGATATTAAAAAGATGTTAAGCGTTGATAGTTGAGTACCTCTGCATGGCCACCAGGGGTCAGTGTTTTTTTGCACCTCACACAGCGAAGGCAAGGCCTGTGCCAGTTGCGCCCCAAAGACATCACCTTCTCAGCTGCAGCATTAGACCATGATATCATCACATTACATCACAAATTACATCACATCAGTACTGTTGATAGTGAAAGTGCTGTTTTTGGTGGTAAAGTAttacaaatgaaaatataaatgttactttttttttattttaaatggtagattttaaaatgtaaaatagaaTTTTGGATCTAAACTGTCAATCAGTGTTTGGGGCAAAAATATGGCTAGAAGCACACaaatacatgtacatttttaattttgcacTCAAGCACAAATTTAAAGTAAATGTCATATACCTCTGACTTGCACCTGAAACCTATTTTAAaaccttgcattttttttttttttttttttactggaattctttgttctttttaaaaatgaactaaCAGTTTCACAGTGGTCAGACAGAATGCTGCATATATCGACCACAGCAGcacaaatccacacacacacacaccacagaaaTTCCTGAAAGTTCTCaagttctcaaaaaaaaaaacaaaaaaaaaaacaaaatcacatttatGATTATTCGGACTCACCAAAATAAACTGCTTTTCCACAGCCAGGACACAGATAAGTCTCTCCAGCAAACATACGTGTAGGAGCAGTAAgagctacaaacaaacacaaaaccttTAAGCTTTCTGTTTCAGCTTTGCATCTGAACCATCTCATAAATTGTTATAAAGATTTCTGACTTGTGACTCCTAATATTGTATGTCTACGATATCTGTAGATAGAAATCAGTAGATGTGTCAGTTTAATatcattattacatttatttattgctttggtaagtagccatgtaattagcaggataatgtacagtcaggtgGTTACTATcgaaaaaaaataaatcccaacagggtgatcaggattagtgtttgaccgatatgggttttttaatggccgatgctgatatccagagagcagggtggccgatataatGCAAGTATGTCATAAAATTTAATATAGCAAAAAACATATGCATGCACTTTCTATAAAAgattattaacttttatttagcactataattgctcaattttacacaaaactttaactttgtaaaaacaattgaaaaaagcaATCTcttgagcagcaatctcctgacagtctTCAGTTTACATGGCCCGTATCGCCTGCTTGGAGTttcacggactgaccgtcatgcAACATTTGCTTTGTGAGGTtcttgaattacatctgtttaaatgaggcaaccacatatttgcaaacggtataaaatgttagttttattgctatttgcctttatatcattagacaagacagttaaaagttatagggaactgttgaggagagagtgaGAGGAAGAATGAAActaatcggccaaacaggaaaatttatcaGGATCTTGATTAGTGGTTGAACGTTATATCATAGAGGacaataaatcggccgatattcagaatttttaaaTAATCAGCATGGGTTAATTTATCGGCCATTGCGATACATCGTTCAAACACTGATCAGGATTCTGATGCAAAGTGGACTGTACCCTACATTTATGACAAAACTGTCTAAATATCTTCATGTTTGGAATTTATTGAAGGTCAATCTCAGGCTGGTGTGATTAAAGTGAAGTTGTGCTGTGTATAATCCAGCACTGATAATGATCTGTGTGGCACTTCCGTTCTTGTAactacagaataaaaaaatagttttgtctCACATCTCAGCAATTTTAGCCGTTAACAGTTTTAGATCATAATTGTTTCTCCTGGGTTCATTTTATCTACGTGACCTCTGCAGAGGTTCAGTCAAACCCATGGCACTAGATTCACGTGTTTAGGAAACAGATTACGTTCAGAGAAATTTCTCCAGACGATTCCACAATGGTCTTTTAATATGTCCTTAAAACCCTCCCCTAACATTCCTCTAACATTCCCGCCTGTCGGAAAACACCTATTAAGGGGAAATATTTCAGGAAGGGAGCCAATCAACGAAGGCCATTAAAATTCCACTGTGTAAAATCCCAAGGGGGACACTTAAAATAAAACATCCCCCTACCCCTCCATCACTACACACACATTTCATGCCTCCCTCccactcagtgtgtgtgtgttttaaaaagtGCTCAGAAAGTGTTGTGTATTATGGAATGTGTGGAACAATGTAGCTTGGAAGAGTGGgtctatatacactaccagtcaaaagttttgaaacacttgactgaaatgtttctcatgatcttaaaaatcttttgatctgaaggtgtatgcttaaatgtttgaaatgagttttgttgaccaaaatataattgtgccaccatattaatttatttcattataaaactaaaatttaataaaaaataaaaaaaataagtcaatAAGTGccaaacatagatgggaactccttcaatactgtgtaaaaagcatcccagggtgatacctcaagaagttggttgagaaaatgccaagagtacatttctgcaaattccaggcaaagtgtggccactttgaagatgctaaaatacaacacagttttgatttattttggattttgtttagtcacaacataattcccatatttccatttatgttattccatagttttgatgactttcctattattttaaaatgtgaaaaaaattataataaagaatgagtgtttcaaaatttttgaccagtagtatatatttttatattgaaaaaaaaaaaaaaaaaaaaatatatatatataaatatatatatatatatatatttgtgtgatgTGTTTGTCCTTTTCACATTGTTTGAGAGAATGCAAAATGAGTATCTGTTGCTGAGTGTTTGTCTGCACATGTGTGTGAGCACCCCATAGGCAATTTGTTGTTCTTAAACAGGAAATGTAGTTATGGGTTTAATATCCTCTTTCATATAATACACCCAAAGTTAAAAAGTGCTGAAAATCTCATACaaatctgtgtgtgagagtgtgcttAAAATTACCTTTAGGTTGATGATAGGTAATCTGTGTGTTGGTCCAAGGTGTAGTGGGTGATCCTTCTGAAGGACTGCTAAATGATTTGTCGACAGGTGTTTGAGGTGGCGTGTCATATATGTAAGACCCCGCCCCTCCAATATTTACACCTACCAGTGAGAGATCAGAACAGTGAGTACCCTTCCATTACTTTATGTGAGTGTTTGGGGTCGATAAAGCTCATATCTAAATGGTCAGACTCTCTTAATGTAGATAGCATTATGTAAAAGCCAAAAATAAATTGTTCCTTGTGATCCTGATAAAATTGTATTACTGCAGAATGACACACACTTGGATAGTATCACATATGCTCAAATAAGCACTCCTCTGAGTGTGGTTTAACATAACCTAAACACTGAAGCATCTTATCAAACATTACATTTTCCtactgctaaacacacacacacccctcaaTTACCAACCATGcatgtctgtctcactctctcttatGTCATCATAGGGTCTGCTTAAACTCTTCTAGTGTCTGCAGTGTTTAGGAAGACAGAGggacttttaaaaatataaatacactgTATGTGTGGGTGCATGTGATCATGTGTATGCATTTGGAATAATGGGGAACATTGTTGGGACTACAGTTTAaatcagggttgtgagggttactttttaaatgtaatccattacaaatacttGGTATGACTACttagtaaaaaatttaattagcaACAATCCAATTACTATAATAAGAAAGTAATGTAATGAAATTACTTCcatttacttttggattaccttaAGTTCACATATGTGGATAAAGTCAAAAGAAAAGCAATATGATCTCGAAAACATGTTTGAATAATATTATGAGTCATGTaattatatatacactttatatactatataaatatatatattatataaaatgtgtatatatatatatatatcacacacacacacacacacacacacacacacacacacacacatactgtatataaacatgaaaaacagggacactgcctccttaattgaaaaacagaatatgtttaaatgtagaactctgcatttttaaacaaaacaggTAAGTCCTCTATCTGCTATATAAAAtggtttattttctcatcaagcaaatatagtaagaacagatgcactgaattgtcttggttaacattaaacaaaatcgGACAGGATATACCCCAGAAACACTGCAAGTTTAATTCTGGCATAGAATGCAGTTAGGGTGTAGACTAACTGCCACCATTCATTAACTTACGACTGCAATAGGTAGATCATAGGCTTATCATcttaatcatcatcattattattaatgcaataTGTCCagtgtctttcctctgcttgctcatgatccacaGTCCAACATCACCAGCTAATTTTTATGGGTGATTCAATGTTAACATTTAAAGAGGATTTTAatgacaaacataaaaaaacaaaaaaacagtaactGACAAttctagttttaaagaatagattgaaatagatttaaacctttttagtgtgtctttACTTATTTCTACTTTCTACAAGTTTTGAAATGTTAAATTTGCCAGAATTTCTCCTTCACCCAGACTGTAATCAACaagtatcaaaatcagataaattatccaTTGCAATTTTTCCATAAGAACTTA contains:
- the LOC127455586 gene encoding cysteine-rich protein 2-like, translating into MTSICPRCDKTVYFAEKVTSLGKNWHRFCLKCERCSKILSPGGHAEHDGLPYCHKPCYGTLFGPKGVNIGGAGSYIYDTPPQTPVDKSFSSPSEGSPTTPWTNTQITYHQPKALTAPTRMFAGETYLCPGCGKAVYFAEKVMSLGRNWHRPCLRCVRCKKTLTPGGHAEHEGKPYCHVPCYGYLFGPKGVNIGKVGCYIYEKENTENEMPSEH